One Rhipicephalus microplus isolate Deutch F79 chromosome 4, USDA_Rmic, whole genome shotgun sequence genomic window carries:
- the LOC142813996 gene encoding uncharacterized protein LOC142813996: MLNATTKDATQTVEAEPEATMLDSRLAHLMEAHNSLIRRWKCQRHNRKLRKRIAQLNRDIEHHSAVLCRQQWHAVCQEADGQLHKGKTWRLLCHLLNDQTTKGAQHYMLNKTIHKAVKEMGEAEVQRRLDAKYLPVTPTDPLPSYEGATNERLDADIEEWEVRAVLQTINCKSASGPDHVTNKALRNLNDTTIEALTKYYNQCWRTGKLPQQWKTAKTVLIPKPGKPPSIDNLRPISLTSCVGKVLEHVVLNRWQRYLEESNTYPHTMLGFRAKLCTQDAMLLLKNEIVDRHFPTLDNRAVLGLDLQGAFDNVHHLAVLRQVSHFNMGERTFAYIKDFLTNRTTRLVAGELQLPLKQLGSTGTPQGSVISPLLFNLVMIGVARRLERVRNIKYTIYADDITLWSTGGSDSQIEAALQEAVAAVEEHLRPTGLICPPTKSELLVISPRSARRPTTQNINVVTQDGTPIPHVQTLRVLGLHLQDLNRNNVTVQKLYAKLSLATRLLKKVATRHQGMREDSLLRLTQSFAVSHISYVASFHNWKAAEKIKFDAMIRKAYKTALGLYPHTNTERMLALGVHNTLEEIAEAQRTAQYHRLSQTRTGRTILQRIGINAPATTPEVAKQLPRDVLQRLRVPPLPKHMHSQVHQERRTARAKALTKGHANNPRAYYVDVAKYPHRPNTYAAAVIAADTGVLTTSGSIRCKSPTQAEEFAIALALAIPDCRTVLSDSKTAIANFATNNVHGTTARVCSTIARPETNITVKWFPAHAGELDVGPNRNGEADTEAHALTSRGSLSTHSSEPQRPDAEDGEYFITTYADVLQWYRTSRRLYPPPHRDLQRREAATLQQLQVQAIWTPVWAKHVCPEVYTTDVYQHCKKARATQRHLFWDCAPPPGNQEVMPTAISSKIISREPGNQRDVVQHMLSILERQRPKAAAQSAFVLSRLLCGIPISMPTVL; the protein is encoded by the exons ATGTTGAACGCCACGACCAAAGACGCCACTCAGACGGTAGAAGCGGAGCCGGAGGCTACGATGCTGGACAGCAGACTAGCGCACCTCATGGAAGCCCACAACTCGCTGATACGGCGCTGGAAATGTCAACGCCACAACAGAAAGCTACGCAAACGTATAGCACAACTCAACAGAGACATCGAGCATCACAGCGCAGTCCTCTGCAGACAGCAGTGGCACGCAGTGTGTCAAGAAGCGGACGGTCAACTACACAAAGGCAAGACGTGGCGCCTGCTATGCCACTTGCTCAACGATCAGACAACCAAGGGAGCTCAGCATTACATGCTGAACAAGACAATTCACAAAGCCGTCAAAGAAATGGGAGAGGCTGAGGTGCAACGACGCCTGGACGCCAAGTATCTCCCCGTAACGCCAACGGACCCACTCCCCAGCTACGAAGGGGCAACCAACGAGAGACTAGAtgccgacatcgaagaatggGAAGTGCGAGCGGTTCTACAAACAATCAACTGTAAATCAGCATCCGGACCGGACCACGTCACCAACAAGGCATTGAGGAACTTGAACGACACGACAATCGAAGCCCTCACCAAGTACTACAACCAGTGCTGGCGGACAGGCAAGCTACCGCAACAATGGAAGACCGCGAAAACGGTcctgatccccaaaccgggcaaaccaCCCAGCATAGACAACCtgagacccatctctctaacgtcgtgcgtgggcaaggtgcTTGAACACGTCGTACTCAACAGATGGCAACGTTATTTGGAAGAATCCAACACATATCCACATACAATGCTGGGGTTCCGGGCCAAACTGTGTACCCAGGACGCTATGCTGTTGCTCAAGAACGAAATCGTGGACAGACACTTTCCCACGTTGGATAACAGAGCGGTGCTCGGACTGGATCTCcagggagcattcgacaacgtacaCCACTTGGCCGTCCTTCGGCAGGTGTCCCACTTCAACATGGGGGAGAGGACGTTCGCTTACATCAAAGATTTCCTGACCAACCGCACCACGCGGCTTGTGGCAGGAGAACTACAACTACCGCTCAAGCAGCTGGGGAGCACGGGGacaccgcagggctcggtgatctcccctctgttgttcaaccttgtcatgataggcgttgcaagaagattggaacgcgttagaaacatcaagtacacgatctacgcggacgacatcacgctGTGGTCAACGGGAGGAAGCGACAGCCAGATTGAGGCGGCCCTCCAAGAAGCCGTCGCCGCCGTAGAAGAACACCTACGACCCACCGGACTCATATGTCcaccaaccaagtcggaactgctAGTGATCTCACCGCGAAGTGCGCGACGCCCGACAACGCAGAACATCAACGTGGTAACCCAAGACGGAACGCCGATACCGCACGTGCAGACGCTCAGAGTTCTGGGGCTGCACCTCCAGGACTTGAACCGCAACAACGTGACGGTACAGAAGCTCTACGCAAAGCTCTCGCTGGCCACCCGCCTACTCAAGAAGGTGGCCACGCGGCACCAGGGCATGCGAGAAGACAGTCTACTACGACTCACccagtcgtttgcagtcagccacatctcttacgtagcgtcgttccacaattggaaagcggcggagaagatcaagtttgacgcgatgatcagaaaggcgtacaagacggccctgggcttatacccccacaccaacacagaacgcatgctcgcgttgggcgttcacaacacactggaagaaatcgcagaagcccagcgaacggcgcagtatcaccgcctgtcccagaccaggacgggaagaacgatactacagcgcatcggaatcaacgcgccagcgacgactccggaggtagcaaagcagctaccccgggacgttctccaaagactgagggttccacccttaccgaagcacatgcattcacaagtgcaccaagaaagaagaacggcgagagccaaggccctcacaaaaggtcacgccaacaatccgcgcgcgtactacgtggacgtggcgaagtatccccaccggccaaacacgtacgcagcagcagtcatcgcagcagacactggagtactcacaacgtcgggaagcatacggtgcaagtcgcccacgcaagccgaggagtttgcaatcgcactggcactagcgatcccggattgccgcacggtcctcagtgactcgaagacggcaatagccaactttgctacaaacaacgtccatggaaccactgcaagagtatgttcaactatagcaagaccggaaaccaacattaccgtcaagtggttccctgcgcacgccggggagctggacgtgggcccgaaccgcaacggggaggcagatacggaggcacacgcgctaactagccgcgggtctctgtcaacgcattcctcggagccgcaacgacccgatgccgaagacggagagtattttatcacaacctacgccgacgttctgcagtggtacagaacgagcagacgtctctacccaccgcctcaccgagacctacaacgcagagaagcagccacactacagcagctgcaagtacaagcaatatggacccccgtctgggcaaagcacgtttgcccggaggtttacaccactgatgtataccaacactgcaagaaggcgcgagccacccagagacacctcttttgggactgtgcaccaccgccgggtaaccaagaagtaatgccaactgccataagcagcaaaattatcagccgagagccaggaaatcaaagagacgtggtccagcacatgcttagcatcctggaacgccagcggccgaaagcggc TGCTCAGTCTGCATTTGTGCTGTCCCGACTTCTCTGTGGTATTCCTATTAGCATGCCCACAGTGCTCTAA